In Shewanella psychrotolerans, the genomic stretch TTTTTGACTTGAGCGGTGCTTATCGGTTTGAAGACATTGCACAGTATCCTAAATGGTATGGCTTTGAGCATCAATATCCAGAGGTGCTATCCCAGGCAGTCTATGGCTTGGCAGAATGGAATCGTGATGCAATTGCAAAGAGCAAGATGATTGCTGTACCGGGTTGTTATCCAACTGCATCGCTAACGGCGCTTAAGCCATTAGCGGGATTAATCGGTGATAGCTTACCCGTTATAAATGCGGTTAGTGGTGTGACAGGGGCTGGTCGAAAAGCTCAGTTACACACCAGTTTTTGTGAAGTTAGCTTAACACCCTATGGTGTTTTAGGGCACAGGCATCAACCGGAGATCGCGACTCAGCTTGGACAGCAAGTTGTTTTCACCCCACATCTCGGAAATTTTAAGCGTGGTATTTTGGCTACAATAACGGTGCAACTGAAAGCCGGAACGACTGAGGCTGAGGTCATTCAGGCGTATAACGTCTACAATGAATCCGAGCTCGTTAACGTGTATCAAAATCAATTTCCTAAAGTGGATGATGTTGTACACACTCCTAATTGTTTATTGGGATGGAAATTCGACTCCGAGACTGGATACCTCGTCGTTGCTAGTGCTATCGACAACTTGATGAAAGGCGCAGCGAGTCAAGCGCATCAATGCATAAAGATTCATTTTAATTATTAATCATCCCTTTTTGAGAGAGTAGTCATGATGTCAGCAGATAAAAATACATTAGTACTCAAAGTTGGTGGTGCCCTAATGCAGTGTGAAATGGGGATGGCACGTCTTATGGCGACGGCGTCAAACCTTATTAAAGCGGGGCAATCGGTTATTATGGTTCACGGTGGTGGATACTTGGTTGATGAGCAACTTGCTGCCAATGGTATGGAAACCGTCAAGCTTGATGGATTACGCGTCACGCCTGCTGAACAAGTGCCTATTGTCGTTGGAGCACTAGCGGGGACGTCGAACAAGATTTTGCAGGCTGCAGCAGTTAAGGCGGGTATCACTTGTGTGGGAATGAGCCTTGGCGACGGTGGTATTGTTTCTGCTCATATAAAGGATGAACAACTTGGCTTTGTTGGTGAGGTGTCTCCTAAAGATCCAACTTATTTGAATTTCGTATTGTCGCAAGGTTGGATGCCTATTGTTAGTTCTATAGCGATAGATGAGTTAGGGCAATTATTAAACGTGAACGCCGATCAGGCCGCAACGGTGTTAGCTAAGCTAGTGAATGGTAAGTTAGTGCTACTGTCTGATGTGAGTGGAGTATTAGATGGAAAGGGGAAGCTAATCACTTCGCTCACTAAATCCCATGCTGATGAGCTGACGAAGCTGGGTGTTATCGATAAAGGTATGAAGGTTAAAGTTGAGGCTGCATTAGAGGTAGCTCAATGGTTGGGGCAAGCGGTACAGGTTGCCTCATGGCGCGATGCTGAACAGCTTGCAGCGTTAGAGAGAGGCGAAGCCATAGGTACCCAAGTGCAGCCGCAGTAAATTATAATTTTTCAGGAGTAGATTAATGAATCACTTATTATCGATTAAAGAGCTTAGCCAGCAGCAATTGATTGACCTGCTAACGTTAGCAAAGCAGATCAAAGCCAAGCCTAGTGAATACCGCAAGGCATTAGATGGTAAAAGCGTCGTGATGTTATTCGAGAAGCCTTCATTAAGAACTCGTGTAAGTTTTGATATTGGAATCAATAAACTGGGCGGTCATTGTCTTTATTTAGATCAACAGAATGGGGCTTTAGGTAAGCGTGAACCTGTGTCTGATTTTGCGGCAAACATCTCTTGTTGGGCCGATGCTATTGTTGCCAGAACTTTCGCTCATTCTACTGTTGAGCAGTTAGCTGAACATGGCAGCGTGCCAGTGATTAATGCACTCTCAGATATGTATCATCCCTGTCAGGGGTTGGCTGATTTTTTGACTTTGTCAGAACAGTTTGATGATGTTAGTAAGGTTAAATTAGCTTATGTTGGTGATGGTAATAACGTGACTCATTCACTGATGTATGGTGCCGCATTACTTGGCGCAACGATGACAGTTGTTTGTCCTCAAGGGCATTTCCCCGACGGAAAGGTCGTGCTTGAAGCTCAAGAGATCGCGGCGGCCCACGGTGGTCAGCTCATTTTGACGTCCGACATTGAGCAGCTTGAAGGTCATGATGCCATTTATACTGATACGTGGATCTCTATGGGTGACAATGCTAGTTTGGATGAGATAAAAGCTAAATTTGATCCTTACCAAGTAGATCAAGCTTTGATGGACAAAGCAGGGGCTAAATATTTCATGCATTGTTTGCCTGCATATCGCGGTGTAGAAGTGACTGCGGAAGTGGTCGACGGTGAAGGCTCATTGATTCTGCAACAGGCTGAAAATCGTATGCATGCACAGAATGCCGTTTTAGTAACCTTATTAAGTTAACCATATAGTCAAGATACAATATTGAATGCAGTGGCGTTCATCGAAATTTATTAGGAAACAAGAAATGTCTATTGAAGCTAAAAAATCAGTAAAAAAAGTGGTATTAGCCTACTCTGGTGGTTTGGATACCTCGGCAATTATTCCATGGTTAAAAGAAACCTATGATGACTGTGAAATTGTGGCTTTCTGTGCTGATGTTGGCCAGGGAGCTGCAGAGTTAGAAGGTTTACATGAAAAGGCGATATCCTCTGGTGCATCTGAATGCTATATCGTCGATTTAAAAGAGGAGCTGGTGGCGGATTATATCTATCCCACTATCGCTACTGGTGCGATTTATGAAGGGACTTATCTACTGGGCACCTCAATGGCACGACCTATTATTGCCAAAGCTCAGGTAGAAGTCGCACGTAAAGTGGGTGCCGATGCTGTGTGTCATGGCTGTACAGGGAAAGGGAATGATCAGGTTCGTTTTGAAGGTTGCTTTGCGGCACTTGCACCCGATTTAACCGTTATTGCACCTTGGCGTGAATGGGAGATGGTCAGCCGTGAAGACCTGCTTGATTATCTGGCAGAAAGAAATATTGCTACCACAGCTTCAGCGACCAAAATTTACAGCCGTGACGCTAACGCTTGGCACATTTCTCATGAAGGTGGCGAGTTAGAAGATCCTTGGAATGAGCCAAGTAAAGGTGTCTGGACTATGACTGTAGCACCAGAAGATGCACCTAATGAGCCAGAATACGTGTCGCTTGAAATCGAAGCCGGCCGGGTAACTAAAGTCAATGGTGAAGCATTATCACCCTACGAAGCCTTGATGACACTTAATGATATTGCTGGGGCCCATGGTGTTGGGCGCATCGATATTACCGAAAACCGCTTAGTTGGTATGAAGTCTCGTGGCTGTTATGAAACTCCCGGTGGCACAGTGATGTTTGCTGCTTTGCGTGCGATTGAAGAGTTGGTTTTAGACAAAACTAGCCGCGAATGGCGTGAGCAGATTGGAGCCAAAATGGCTCACCTTGTTTATGATGGCCGTTGGTTTACGCCTTTGTGTGAATCATTGATTGGCGCATCAGAGCCATTAGCTAAGCTAGTTAACGGTGAGGTTGTTGTTAAGTTGTATAAAGGGCAGGCGCAAGCAGTTAAAAAGCGTTCGCCAAATAGCTTATATTCTGAAGCTTTTGCAACCTTTGGTGCTGACGATGTATATAACCAAAAAGATGCTGAAGGCTTTATCCGTTTGTACTCTTTGGCTAGTCGTATTCGAGCATTAAACGCGAAGTAATTTCAGTATCACAGTTTAGTAAGGGGCGTGATTCGCCCCTTAATTTTTTAGAATCAAAGCGTATTGGATTAAAGAGGATTTCGAGATGGCGTTATGGGGTGGAAGGTTTACTCAAGAAAGCAGCGCACTGTTTAAGCTTTTTAATGATTCGTTACCCGTCGATTATCGTTTGATCGAAGAGGATATTATTGGCTCTATCGCTTGGGCTGATGCGATCACCTCGGTTGGCATTCTGACTGACGTTGAATGTGTTGAATTGAAAAGCGCACTGAACCAACTGCTTGGTGAGGTTAAAGATAAACCTGAGTTGATATTAGCGTCAGGTGCTGAAGATATTCATAGTTTCGTTGAGCAGTCACTTATCGCTAAGGTCGGCGACCTAGGTAAGAAGTTACACACTGGGCGTTCGCGTAACGAT encodes the following:
- the argC gene encoding N-acetyl-gamma-glutamyl-phosphate reductase, with the translated sequence MKNIAIIGASGYTGAQITSLIQADANLAIQGLYVSENSLDKGKALAELYPVYSHLNMPLQPLSEEAKNAIVAEADAVVLATDHQVSLHLAAWFYQKELTVFDLSGAYRFEDIAQYPKWYGFEHQYPEVLSQAVYGLAEWNRDAIAKSKMIAVPGCYPTASLTALKPLAGLIGDSLPVINAVSGVTGAGRKAQLHTSFCEVSLTPYGVLGHRHQPEIATQLGQQVVFTPHLGNFKRGILATITVQLKAGTTEAEVIQAYNVYNESELVNVYQNQFPKVDDVVHTPNCLLGWKFDSETGYLVVASAIDNLMKGAASQAHQCIKIHFNY
- the argB gene encoding acetylglutamate kinase, whose product is MSADKNTLVLKVGGALMQCEMGMARLMATASNLIKAGQSVIMVHGGGYLVDEQLAANGMETVKLDGLRVTPAEQVPIVVGALAGTSNKILQAAAVKAGITCVGMSLGDGGIVSAHIKDEQLGFVGEVSPKDPTYLNFVLSQGWMPIVSSIAIDELGQLLNVNADQAATVLAKLVNGKLVLLSDVSGVLDGKGKLITSLTKSHADELTKLGVIDKGMKVKVEAALEVAQWLGQAVQVASWRDAEQLAALERGEAIGTQVQPQ
- a CDS encoding ornithine carbamoyltransferase; this translates as MNHLLSIKELSQQQLIDLLTLAKQIKAKPSEYRKALDGKSVVMLFEKPSLRTRVSFDIGINKLGGHCLYLDQQNGALGKREPVSDFAANISCWADAIVARTFAHSTVEQLAEHGSVPVINALSDMYHPCQGLADFLTLSEQFDDVSKVKLAYVGDGNNVTHSLMYGAALLGATMTVVCPQGHFPDGKVVLEAQEIAAAHGGQLILTSDIEQLEGHDAIYTDTWISMGDNASLDEIKAKFDPYQVDQALMDKAGAKYFMHCLPAYRGVEVTAEVVDGEGSLILQQAENRMHAQNAVLVTLLS
- a CDS encoding argininosuccinate synthase, yielding MSIEAKKSVKKVVLAYSGGLDTSAIIPWLKETYDDCEIVAFCADVGQGAAELEGLHEKAISSGASECYIVDLKEELVADYIYPTIATGAIYEGTYLLGTSMARPIIAKAQVEVARKVGADAVCHGCTGKGNDQVRFEGCFAALAPDLTVIAPWREWEMVSREDLLDYLAERNIATTASATKIYSRDANAWHISHEGGELEDPWNEPSKGVWTMTVAPEDAPNEPEYVSLEIEAGRVTKVNGEALSPYEALMTLNDIAGAHGVGRIDITENRLVGMKSRGCYETPGGTVMFAALRAIEELVLDKTSREWREQIGAKMAHLVYDGRWFTPLCESLIGASEPLAKLVNGEVVVKLYKGQAQAVKKRSPNSLYSEAFATFGADDVYNQKDAEGFIRLYSLASRIRALNAK